A single Capra hircus breed San Clemente chromosome 13, ASM170441v1, whole genome shotgun sequence DNA region contains:
- the TNNC2 gene encoding fast twitch skeletal muscle troponin C2 (The RefSeq protein aligns at 99% coverage compared to this genomic sequence): MTDQQAEARSYLSEEMIAEFKAAFDMFDADGGGDISVKELGTVMRMLGQTPTKEELDAIIEEVDEDGSGTIDFEEFLVMMVRQMKEDAKGKSEEELAECFRIFDRNADGYIDAEELAEIFRASGEHVTDEELESLMKDGDKNNDGRIDFDEFLKMMEGVQ; the protein is encoded by the exons GACCGACCAGCAGGCTGAGGCCCGGTCCTACCTCAGCGAGGAGATGATCGCTG AGTTCAAGGCCGCCTTCGATATGTTTGACGCGGACGGCGGCGGGGACATCAGCGTCAAGGAGCTGGGCACCGTGATGAGGATGCTGGGCCAGACACCCACCAAAGAGGAGCTGGACGCCATCATCGAAGAGGTGGATGAGGATG GCAGCGGCACCATCGATTTCGAGGAGTTCTTGGTCATGATGGTGCGCCAGATGAAAGAGGACGCCAAGGGCAAGAGCGAAGAGGAGCTGGCTGAGTGTTTCCGCATCTTCGACAG GAACGCGGACGGCTACATCGACGCCGAGGAGCTGGCGGAGATTTTCCGAGCCTCCGGGGAGCACGTGACAGACGAGGAGCTCGAATCCCTGATGAAGGACGGGGACAAGAACAACGACGGCCGCATTGACTTCGACG AGTTCCTGAAGATGATGGAGGGCGTGCAGTAA